DNA from Prunus persica cultivar Lovell chromosome G6, Prunus_persica_NCBIv2, whole genome shotgun sequence:
CAATATCGGTTTTAtcggaaaagaaaaagttccaTTTTCCAGACTTGCCACTTGCACGAGCCAATAGAAGAAAGCcattattttctaaaactCTTCAAAACTTTTTGAATGTGATTGAATTCAATCTCGTTGtcgttttttaattttccctccaaactatttttcaaataattgcATATTTTGTCTTATTAACAAGAATTTCCCAACTAGTGCTGCACATCTCTGATCCTAACCCCCAATCTCCGCCGTGGATCAACGGACCCCACTTATTTtcatttaccattttgccATCGCCCTCCTCCATGTATAAAAACCCCgctccctctctccctctcctcctTACAAATACAAACCCGGTCGAAACTAGAGAGAAAGCAAGCGCCGGGTCACTGAAGTGAAGACTGCAGTcgagagagcaagagagaatgTCCTGGTGGCGGTCCGCGTCAGCATTCAGGTCGCCGATGGGGTGGGCCCCGCGGAGCCTGCTGAGGTGGTGGCCGGAGCTGAGCCTGTCGATCGTGGACGACGTCGTTTGGCCGCTGGTAACGGCGTTCGAGTCCGTGGCCTTGGTCTCGatgctcttctttttcttcgtcTTCTGCGGATGCACTGTGTGAGCATCAAGCGCGTGATTTTCGATCATGAAGCAGTGAAGGGCAGGCGAATTTCGGAGGCGGAGACGCCGATGTTCAGTTGTAGGTAGGAGAAACATTAAGCATGTGAGGGGAAGTGGGGGAAGTAAGTAGATAGGAATAGGAAGTGGCAGAAGAAGCGTTATTTATGTGGAATTTAAATTTAGGAATTTTGGTGTTGTAATTGTGATAGatggttttaatttcaatttttgatcTCTTTGTTTCTGGgcaattttatttcttatttttatatatgcataaTTTGATGGAAGTTGGGCTTATAAGGATGTATGGATATACGAAAACAatcatgtttttattttagataaaATCTGAATCATTGATATTTTCCTTTATAATTTAAGAACAAGAAATGCATAAACTTAATTCCCAAAAGTATGATGTTACATGAACATACTACTAGAAACACTTAATAAAAACTAACTGGgcaattttatttcatatttttatatctGCATAATTTGATAGAAGTTGGGCTTACACGGATACATGGATTGGCTATCATGTTTATTTTAGATGCAATCTGAATcattgatatttttctttatctatatatataaaatactagaaaatgcccttggttaatgcaaacattaagaattcaaattattaattaaatgaggataatatggtaaattcacacttttttatatttaaaaaaattaaaagaaaaagaaaaagcagataatggatcctatttttatggaacacaactacccattatcttttttaattctaaaataaatttacttactttttttaaaaaacctctcgcaagcgcggaagcgcgtgcagagaggctagtaattTAAGAACAGTAAATGCATTAACTTAATTCCTGAAACAATTCCaattattaatgaaaaaggaaaaaaaatgaaacaattaTCTCACCCACTAGtctaaataaaacattaatATTCGTGCAGTTATTTAAAAGGTGCTATATGTCTTGTAAATTTCCCACCAACTCCTCTGTTATCTTACCACACAAAATAAGAGCCtcaccaatttcttcaatttgaaTTGATAGTAGATATCCAACTTCAGGAGGCACAACACGTTgactattttttcttttcaacttcTCATATAGTTCATCAATTGGGGTCTTAAAATGTACGAGTCGTATAATGTATGTTGGTCCTTGATACACGGCAACATTCTTCACATATTCTCCTTCAAACTTTCTTTGGAATCCTTCATGCACTTTCACATTAATGTCGTGTGCATACATGTAATCAAGCTTgtcaaagagaaagaacaatgaTTTGGAAAGATAACTAGCTAAGGCATCATAATGATAGAGAAGTGCTCTCAAAATCGGTCGGTCATATAACGTTTCAAaacttctttattttaataccTCAAATACGCACACATATCTACCGTTATATTCATAAAAAAGGATTGCATATAATAAAGCCCTGATCACATGTTGTAACAATTCATTTGAACTATGGACTTTCCTATTGCAATTATACAAGTATTTCATAGCATGTGGACCACCGCTTCTATTCACAAATCCTGTGCAACgcttggatttggattttacCTCCACTCCAGAATGCGTAACTTCACATACATAAGGAACTTTACCTACACCCTTCCATCCAACCTTCCATCCAAACATAATAGTAGACGCCTTAAATTAtagtt
Protein-coding regions in this window:
- the LOC109949773 gene encoding uncharacterized protein LOC109949773, which gives rise to MSWWRSASAFRSPMGWAPRSLLRWWPELSLSIVDDVVWPLVTAFESVALVSMLFFFFVFCGCTV